The following coding sequences lie in one Kitasatospora azatica KCTC 9699 genomic window:
- a CDS encoding Dps family protein — protein sequence MTTNSPAVHSSQPWLHQKGEVIQEFGTVKQFPVALSYEARMYSCQRLNKVLADTQILYGLYKKHHWLMRGATFYQLHLVLDKHAGEQLEIIDTIAERVQSLGGVAVGDPRHVAEITSIPRPPDGVEEVPAMLSRLLAAHEAILIDAHDAAARMAEGGDDGTIDLLVSQVIRTGERQAWFLAEHLVDTPLVRV from the coding sequence ATGACCACCAACTCCCCAGCCGTCCACAGCAGCCAGCCCTGGCTTCACCAGAAGGGCGAGGTGATCCAGGAGTTCGGGACCGTCAAGCAGTTCCCGGTCGCCCTGTCCTACGAGGCGCGGATGTACTCCTGCCAGCGCCTGAACAAGGTCCTCGCGGACACCCAGATCCTCTACGGGCTCTACAAGAAGCACCACTGGCTGATGCGCGGCGCGACCTTCTACCAGCTGCACCTGGTCCTGGACAAGCACGCGGGCGAACAGCTCGAGATCATCGACACCATCGCCGAACGCGTCCAGTCGCTGGGCGGCGTGGCGGTGGGCGATCCCCGGCACGTCGCCGAGATCACCTCGATCCCGCGGCCCCCGGACGGAGTGGAGGAGGTGCCGGCCATGCTGTCCCGGCTGCTGGCGGCCCACGAGGCCATCCTCATCGACGCCCACGACGCCGCCGCCCGGATGGCCGAGGGCGGTGACGACGGCACCATAGACCTGCTGGTCTCCCAGGTGATCCGGACCGGCGAACGGCAGGCGTGGTTCCTGGCCGAGCACCTGGTCGACACGCCGCTGGTCCGCGTCTGA
- a CDS encoding LLM class flavin-dependent oxidoreductase — MQFGIFSVGDVTPDPTTGRTPTERERIKAMVAIALKAEEVGLDVFATGEHHNPPFVPSSPTTMLGYIAAKTDRLVLSTATTLITTNDPVKIAEDYAMLQHLADGRVDLMMGRGNTGPVYPWFGQDIRQGINLAIENYSLLHRMWREDVVDWEGKFRTPLQGFTSTPRPLDGVPPFVWHGSIRSPEIAELAAYYGDGFFHNNIFWPADHTKRMVELYRTRYAHYGHGTPEQAIVGLGGQVFMRKNSQDAVHEFRPYFDVAPVYGHGPSLEEFTDQTPLTVGSPQQVIEKTLSFREYAGDYQRQLFLMDHAGLPLKTVLEQLDLLGEEVVPVLREEFAKGRPVGVPEAPTHRSLLAAASPAAGEGVTV; from the coding sequence TTGCAGTTCGGAATCTTCAGCGTCGGCGACGTCACGCCGGACCCCACCACGGGCCGGACACCGACCGAGCGCGAGCGCATCAAGGCCATGGTCGCCATCGCGCTGAAGGCCGAGGAAGTCGGCCTGGACGTCTTCGCGACCGGCGAGCACCACAACCCGCCGTTCGTGCCGTCCTCGCCGACCACGATGCTCGGCTACATAGCGGCGAAGACGGACAGGCTGGTCCTCTCCACCGCCACCACCCTCATCACCACCAACGACCCGGTGAAGATCGCCGAGGACTACGCGATGCTCCAACACCTGGCCGACGGCCGCGTCGACCTGATGATGGGCCGCGGCAACACCGGTCCGGTGTACCCGTGGTTCGGCCAGGACATCCGGCAGGGCATCAACCTCGCCATCGAGAACTACAGCCTGCTGCACCGGATGTGGCGCGAGGACGTGGTGGACTGGGAGGGGAAGTTCCGCACCCCGCTGCAGGGCTTCACCTCGACCCCGCGCCCGCTGGACGGCGTACCGCCCTTCGTCTGGCACGGCTCGATCCGCTCCCCGGAGATCGCCGAGCTGGCCGCGTACTACGGCGACGGCTTCTTCCACAACAACATCTTCTGGCCCGCCGACCACACCAAGCGCATGGTCGAGCTGTACCGGACGCGCTACGCCCACTACGGGCACGGCACACCGGAGCAGGCGATCGTGGGCCTTGGCGGCCAGGTCTTCATGCGGAAGAACTCCCAGGACGCGGTACACGAGTTCCGGCCGTACTTCGATGTCGCGCCGGTGTACGGGCACGGCCCGTCCCTGGAGGAGTTCACCGACCAGACCCCGCTGACCGTCGGATCACCGCAGCAGGTCATCGAGAAGACCCTGTCGTTCCGCGAGTACGCCGGTGACTACCAGCGCCAGCTGTTCCTCATGGACCACGCGGGACTGCCACTGAAGACCGTCCTGGAGCAGCTCGACCTGCTGGGCGAGGAGGTCGTACCGGTGCTGCGCGAGGAGTTCGCGAAGGGGCGGCCGGTCGGTGTACCCGAGGCGCCGACCCACCGGTCCCTGCTCGCCGCCGCTTCGCCGGCCGCTGGGGAAGGGGTGACCGTATGA
- a CDS encoding DUF4240 domain-containing protein, with product MHTDDFWHLIDDARTGAVDDEDHSDALVRLLAQLAPGEIIAFQRRYREYKALSCTEPLWAAACLVNEEADDEGFDRFRDWLIGQGRDRFEAALADPDSLATATWDAQSIEDAENLAYAAPDAYRQLTGGELFLPDVALERAFTGRAWGPQDLPRLLPRLATRVGRTV from the coding sequence GTGCACACCGACGACTTCTGGCACCTGATCGACGACGCCCGCACGGGCGCCGTCGACGACGAGGACCACTCCGACGCCCTGGTCCGACTGCTCGCACAGCTGGCACCGGGGGAGATCATCGCGTTCCAGCGCCGGTACCGGGAGTACAAGGCCCTTTCCTGCACCGAGCCACTCTGGGCCGCCGCCTGCCTGGTCAACGAGGAGGCCGACGACGAGGGCTTCGACCGCTTCCGGGACTGGCTGATCGGCCAGGGCCGCGACCGCTTCGAGGCCGCACTCGCGGACCCGGACAGCCTGGCCACGGCGACGTGGGACGCTCAGTCGATCGAGGACGCCGAGAACCTGGCCTATGCGGCGCCGGACGCCTACCGGCAGCTCACCGGGGGCGAGCTGTTCCTGCCGGACGTGGCGCTGGAGCGGGCTTTCACCGGACGGGCCTGGGGCCCGCAGGACCTCCCCCGGCTGCTACCGCGCCTGGCGACCCGGGTCGGCCGGACCGTCTGA
- a CDS encoding YoaK family protein has product MRRLLNDAVRTLVPTGGDRHGPLPPLMLTLTVVTGLVDAVSYLGLGHVFVANMTGNVVFLGFALAGAANLSVLASVVALAAFLAGALTGGRLGTRFATHRGNLLKTATALQAVLVAVTVAAAAVTDGRVTTSVQYTLIVFLGLGMGLQNAVARHLAVPDLTTTVLTLTLTGLAADSTPAGGEAPRPGRRILSVLAMLLGALVGAQLVLHGHLVLTLGLALLLLALVSVTTHRLSAADPAWARSPS; this is encoded by the coding sequence ATGCGCAGGCTGCTGAATGACGCGGTACGAACGCTCGTACCGACCGGAGGGGACCGCCACGGCCCGCTTCCTCCCCTGATGCTGACACTGACGGTGGTCACCGGTCTGGTCGACGCGGTGAGCTATCTGGGCCTCGGGCACGTCTTCGTCGCCAACATGACCGGCAACGTGGTGTTCCTGGGATTCGCTCTGGCGGGCGCGGCGAACCTGTCCGTGCTCGCCTCCGTCGTCGCGCTGGCGGCGTTCCTCGCCGGCGCGCTCACCGGGGGCAGGCTCGGCACCCGGTTCGCGACGCACCGCGGAAACCTGTTGAAGACGGCCACCGCCCTGCAGGCGGTGCTGGTCGCGGTCACCGTGGCTGCCGCCGCGGTCACCGACGGCCGGGTCACCACCAGCGTCCAGTACACGCTGATCGTGTTCCTCGGGCTCGGCATGGGCCTGCAGAACGCGGTCGCCCGGCACCTGGCTGTCCCGGACCTCACCACGACCGTACTGACCCTGACCCTGACGGGGCTGGCCGCGGACTCCACCCCGGCCGGCGGCGAGGCGCCGCGCCCCGGCCGCCGGATCCTGTCCGTGCTGGCGATGCTCCTCGGCGCCCTGGTCGGAGCCCAACTGGTCCTGCACGGCCACCTCGTGCTCACCCTGGGCCTGGCCCTGCTGCTCCTCGCCCTCGTCTCCGTGACCACCCACCGCCTCTCGGCCGCCGACCCGGCCTGGGCACGGTCACCGTCCTGA
- a CDS encoding SsgA family sporulation/cell division regulator, which yields MVTVHVIGPDEVPAPLPSALYYDIADPYAVRLSLGAPSAQPVDWVFARSLLTEGLRRPTGSGDVLVIPRPASRRDFVRIVLRSPEGTAMVDIDESALAAFLRRTLSLVPAGTESLHLDLDRVLAELTGRLD from the coding sequence GTGGTGACCGTTCACGTCATCGGCCCGGACGAGGTCCCGGCCCCGCTGCCTTCGGCGCTCTACTACGACATCGCCGACCCCTACGCCGTCCGCCTCTCCCTCGGCGCGCCCTCGGCCCAACCCGTGGACTGGGTGTTCGCCCGCTCGCTGCTCACCGAGGGCCTGCGTCGGCCCACCGGCAGCGGGGACGTGCTGGTGATTCCCCGCCCCGCCTCCCGCCGGGACTTCGTGCGCATCGTCCTGAGATCCCCCGAGGGCACGGCGATGGTGGACATCGACGAGTCGGCGCTCGCCGCGTTCCTGCGGCGCACGCTCTCGCTCGTGCCCGCAGGCACGGAGAGCCTCCACCTCGACCTCGACCGGGTCCTCGCCGAACTCACCGGCCGCCTGGACTGA
- a CDS encoding permease — MVESSQQARARLVSPSSARRYWLGSPGLLLMGMVALLTGSRLLGAWRGAPWLQAWAAVFIAVCVQALPFLLLGTVLSAAVAAFVPAAWLERALPRNPLLAVPIAGAAGVVLPGCECASVPVADRLIRRGVAPSAALAFLLSSPAINPVVLVATGVAFRGRPEMVAARLVASLATAVLMGLLWERFGRPEWLRPRILRELPAGVGRRWATFRASLEHDFLHAGGFLVVGGLTAATLNVAVPRGVLGSVAGVPGVSVLVLAVLAVLLAVCSEADAFVAAGLSGFPPVARLAFMVVGPMVDTKLIALQAGTFGRSFAWRFSAATFTVAVLMSALVGWWLL, encoded by the coding sequence ATGGTCGAGTCCTCGCAGCAGGCGCGGGCTCGGCTGGTCTCGCCGAGTTCGGCCAGGCGCTACTGGCTGGGCTCGCCGGGGCTACTGCTCATGGGCATGGTCGCCCTGCTGACGGGGTCGCGGCTGCTGGGTGCCTGGCGAGGTGCGCCCTGGCTGCAGGCGTGGGCGGCGGTGTTCATCGCGGTGTGCGTCCAGGCGTTGCCGTTCCTGCTGCTGGGGACCGTGCTGTCGGCGGCGGTGGCCGCGTTCGTGCCGGCGGCCTGGTTGGAGCGGGCGCTGCCGAGGAACCCGCTGCTCGCGGTGCCGATCGCCGGCGCCGCCGGTGTCGTGCTGCCCGGCTGCGAGTGCGCCTCGGTGCCGGTCGCGGACCGGTTGATCAGGCGCGGGGTCGCGCCGTCGGCCGCGCTGGCCTTCCTGCTGTCCTCGCCGGCGATCAACCCGGTGGTGCTGGTGGCGACCGGGGTCGCCTTCCGGGGCAGGCCGGAGATGGTGGCGGCGCGGCTGGTCGCCTCGCTGGCCACGGCGGTGCTGATGGGGCTGCTGTGGGAGCGGTTCGGGCGTCCGGAGTGGCTGCGGCCGCGGATCCTGCGCGAGTTGCCTGCCGGAGTGGGACGCCGCTGGGCGACGTTCCGGGCTTCATTGGAGCACGACTTCCTGCACGCCGGCGGGTTCCTGGTGGTCGGCGGTCTGACGGCGGCCACGCTCAACGTGGCCGTGCCGCGCGGGGTGCTCGGGTCCGTGGCCGGGGTGCCGGGGGTCTCGGTGCTGGTGCTGGCGGTGCTCGCGGTGCTGCTGGCGGTCTGCTCCGAGGCGGATGCGTTCGTCGCCGCCGGGCTGAGCGGGTTCCCGCCGGTGGCGCGACTGGCGTTCATGGTGGTGGGGCCGATGGTCGACACCAAGCTGATCGCGCTTCAGGCCGGTACCTTCGGCCGGTCGTTCGCCTGGCGGTTCTCGGCCGCCACGTTCACCGTCGCGGTGCTGATGTCGGCACTCGTGGGGTGGTGGCTGCTGTGA
- a CDS encoding FMN reductase, which yields MKLVAVSAGLSTPSSTRLLTDRLTDTVRDELADQGHKAEVEVIELRALAVAIANNLVTGFPPPQLADAIEAVTSADGLVTVTPVFSASYSGLFKSFFDLIDPGALAGKPVLIGATGGTPRHSLVLEHALRPLFAYLRTVVLPTGVYAASEDWGSGGDAHTEGLPARIHRAGREMASVLAARATDSLPEDDLTVTVSDRQLSDKQLSDLRFD from the coding sequence ATGAAGCTCGTCGCCGTGTCCGCGGGTCTGAGCACCCCCTCGTCCACACGCCTGCTGACGGACCGTCTCACCGACACGGTCCGCGACGAGCTCGCCGATCAAGGACACAAGGCAGAGGTGGAGGTCATCGAGCTGCGAGCCCTGGCCGTCGCCATCGCCAACAACCTCGTCACCGGATTCCCCCCACCGCAACTGGCCGACGCGATCGAGGCAGTGACGAGCGCCGACGGTCTGGTCACCGTGACACCGGTGTTCAGCGCCTCGTACAGCGGGCTGTTCAAGTCCTTCTTCGATCTGATCGATCCAGGCGCCCTCGCCGGCAAGCCGGTCCTGATCGGAGCGACGGGAGGCACTCCCCGTCACTCCCTCGTCCTGGAACACGCGCTGCGCCCGCTCTTCGCCTACCTGCGGACCGTGGTCCTACCGACCGGCGTGTACGCGGCATCGGAGGACTGGGGTTCAGGCGGCGACGCGCACACCGAAGGCCTGCCCGCGCGCATCCACCGCGCAGGCCGGGAGATGGCCTCGGTCCTGGCCGCCAGAGCGACCGATTCCCTTCCCGAGGATGACCTCACCGTGACCGTTTCCGATAGACAGCTCTCTGATAAACAGCTCTCTGATCTGCGCTTCGACTGA
- a CDS encoding hydrolase, with product MVNISEVTAAPSPDLLTPDNCAVLFIDHQPQMFFGTGSGDRTAIINSAAGLAKAAKAFDVPVVLSTVAAESFSGPIIPQLSEVFPDQEIIDRTTMNAWEDVDFVAAVKATGREKLVIAGLWTEVCVVLPVLSALTQGYEVYVVTDASGGVSPQAHEHAIQRMIQGGAVPVTWVQVLLELQRDWARSETYLSVMDVVREHAGTYGLGVVYAQAVIGDHAAG from the coding sequence GTGGTCAACATCTCCGAGGTCACCGCGGCCCCCAGCCCCGACCTGCTCACCCCCGACAACTGTGCGGTGCTGTTCATCGACCACCAGCCGCAGATGTTCTTCGGCACCGGCAGCGGCGACCGCACCGCGATCATCAACTCGGCCGCCGGCCTGGCGAAGGCCGCCAAGGCGTTCGACGTGCCGGTCGTGCTGAGCACCGTGGCCGCCGAGTCCTTCTCCGGCCCGATCATCCCGCAGCTGTCCGAGGTCTTCCCCGACCAGGAGATCATCGACCGCACCACGATGAACGCCTGGGAGGACGTCGACTTCGTGGCGGCCGTCAAGGCGACCGGCCGCGAGAAGCTGGTCATCGCCGGCCTGTGGACCGAGGTCTGCGTCGTGCTGCCCGTGCTCTCCGCCCTCACCCAGGGCTACGAGGTCTACGTGGTCACCGACGCATCCGGCGGCGTCAGCCCGCAGGCCCACGAACACGCCATCCAGCGCATGATCCAGGGCGGCGCGGTCCCAGTGACCTGGGTGCAGGTGCTGCTGGAGCTCCAGCGCGACTGGGCCCGCAGCGAGACCTACCTGTCGGTCATGGACGTGGTGCGGGAGCACGCCGGCACCTACGGCCTCGGCGTGGTCTACGCGCAAGCCGTCATCGGGGACCACGCCGCCGGCTGA
- a CDS encoding amidohydrolase: protein MSTIPVGGLVPRATDRAADLIVRNAKIHTGDPVRPQAEAIAIRDGVITVVGDDNDVAPQVGPDTKVVDALGRRMLPGLNDAHLHVIRGGLNYVLELRWDGVPTLRQGLAMLREQAARTPKGQWVRVVGGWSAEQFAERRLPTVAELNAAAPDTPVFVLHLYQAAVLNRTALKAAGFTRDTPDPRGGQIVRGRDGAPTGMLLAAPSALILYATLAKAPVLEGEDRKTSTRHFLRELNRFGLTSAIDAAGGFQNFPDNYSTVVELAKAGQLSLRIAYHLFPQTAGQEIADLTRWIEMARPEDGDEWLRLNGAGENLTWAAADFENFAQPRPDHPPYEAEFETAVRLLMENGWGFRLHATYDETIRRDLAVFEKLAAEGLFPGGNRWLFDHAETVSADSLDRIAALGGAMSVQNRLSFQGEAFVRRYGPGAAADAPPIRAMLERGLTVGAGTDATRVSTYNPWVALHWLITGRTVGDLVVRPPHNRVDRRTALAMFTEAGAALTGEESLKGVLRPGFLGDLAVLSEDYFTVPEQDIAHIESLLTVVGGRIVYASAEYEGLDEELPPVSPEWSPVAHFGGYQATPGAGLSGARQAELLGQAVAESEQHRQWRARRGLTPESASTFFDPCFSL from the coding sequence GTGTCCACGATCCCGGTCGGTGGGCTGGTTCCCCGCGCCACCGACAGAGCCGCGGACCTGATCGTCCGCAACGCGAAAATCCACACCGGAGATCCGGTCCGCCCGCAGGCCGAGGCCATCGCCATCCGCGACGGTGTCATCACGGTCGTCGGTGACGACAACGACGTCGCACCCCAGGTCGGCCCGGACACGAAGGTGGTCGACGCCCTCGGCCGCCGGATGCTCCCCGGCCTCAACGACGCACATCTGCACGTCATCCGGGGCGGTCTGAACTACGTACTGGAGTTGCGCTGGGACGGTGTCCCCACCCTGCGCCAGGGCCTGGCGATGCTGCGTGAGCAGGCCGCCCGCACCCCCAAGGGCCAGTGGGTCCGGGTGGTGGGCGGGTGGTCGGCCGAGCAGTTCGCCGAACGGCGGCTGCCGACCGTCGCCGAGTTGAACGCAGCCGCTCCGGACACCCCGGTGTTCGTCCTGCACCTGTACCAGGCGGCGGTGCTCAACCGGACGGCTCTCAAGGCCGCGGGATTCACCCGGGACACCCCCGACCCCAGGGGCGGCCAGATCGTCCGGGGCCGGGACGGCGCGCCCACCGGGATGCTGCTGGCCGCCCCCAGCGCCCTGATCCTCTACGCGACCCTGGCCAAGGCCCCGGTGCTGGAGGGCGAGGACCGGAAGACTTCCACCCGGCACTTCCTGCGGGAGCTGAACAGGTTCGGCCTCACCTCGGCGATCGACGCGGCCGGAGGATTCCAGAACTTCCCCGACAACTACAGCACGGTCGTCGAACTGGCGAAGGCGGGCCAGCTGTCGCTGCGCATCGCCTACCACCTCTTCCCGCAGACCGCCGGTCAGGAGATCGCCGACCTCACCCGCTGGATCGAGATGGCCCGCCCCGAGGACGGGGACGAATGGCTGCGCCTCAACGGCGCCGGCGAGAACCTCACCTGGGCGGCCGCGGATTTCGAGAACTTCGCCCAGCCGCGTCCGGACCACCCGCCTTACGAAGCCGAATTCGAGACGGCCGTACGCCTGCTCATGGAGAACGGCTGGGGATTTCGGCTGCACGCCACCTATGACGAGACCATCCGCCGGGACTTGGCGGTGTTCGAGAAGCTCGCCGCGGAAGGGCTCTTCCCGGGCGGCAACCGGTGGCTGTTCGACCATGCGGAGACCGTCTCCGCGGACAGCCTGGACCGCATCGCCGCCCTCGGCGGCGCCATGTCCGTGCAGAACCGGCTCTCCTTCCAGGGCGAGGCGTTCGTGCGCCGCTACGGCCCCGGCGCGGCCGCGGACGCCCCGCCGATCCGGGCCATGCTGGAGCGCGGCCTGACCGTCGGCGCCGGCACCGACGCCACCCGGGTCTCCACCTACAACCCGTGGGTCGCCCTGCATTGGCTCATCACCGGCCGCACCGTCGGCGACCTGGTCGTCCGCCCGCCGCACAACCGGGTCGACCGACGGACCGCGCTGGCGATGTTCACCGAGGCGGGCGCCGCACTGACCGGGGAGGAGAGCCTCAAGGGCGTCCTGCGCCCGGGCTTCCTCGGTGACCTGGCGGTCCTGTCCGAGGACTACTTCACCGTGCCCGAGCAGGACATCGCGCACATCGAGTCCTTGCTGACGGTCGTCGGCGGCCGGATCGTCTACGCGAGCGCCGAGTACGAGGGCCTCGACGAGGAACTGCCGCCGGTCAGCCCCGAGTGGAGCCCGGTGGCCCACTTCGGCGGCTACCAGGCCACGCCCGGCGCCGGCCTGTCGGGCGCCCGCCAGGCCGAGTTGCTCGGCCAGGCCGTCGCCGAATCGGAGCAGCACCGCCAGTGGCGTGCCCGACGCGGCCTCACCCCCGAGTCCGCGAGCACGTTCTTCGACCCCTGCTTCTCCCTCTGA
- a CDS encoding DoxX family protein: MNAGLLVLRLVAGLLIAGHGVQKVSFRLGGHGLAGGTEEFRHDGFRGGRLTAILAGASQIGAGLFLTAGLLTPMAAMAAMGVMTVAGTVKWPKGLWVQNDGYEYPLVLVVVSAALALTGPGRWSLDHALGVTPWPLWVVLPAIVVGPVSGLLTRVVLHRPPAATERKQYAQAAE, from the coding sequence ATGAACGCTGGTCTGCTGGTGCTCCGGCTGGTGGCGGGACTGCTCATCGCCGGCCACGGGGTGCAGAAGGTGAGCTTCCGGCTCGGCGGCCACGGCTTGGCCGGCGGAACCGAGGAGTTCCGCCACGACGGGTTCCGCGGCGGTCGGCTGACCGCGATCCTCGCGGGAGCCAGTCAGATCGGTGCCGGCCTGTTCCTGACCGCGGGACTGCTCACCCCCATGGCCGCGATGGCGGCCATGGGGGTGATGACGGTCGCGGGCACCGTGAAATGGCCGAAGGGCCTGTGGGTGCAGAACGACGGCTACGAATACCCGCTGGTCCTCGTCGTCGTCTCCGCGGCGCTGGCCCTCACCGGGCCCGGCCGGTGGTCGCTCGACCATGCGCTGGGCGTCACGCCCTGGCCGCTGTGGGTCGTCCTGCCCGCGATCGTGGTCGGCCCGGTGAGCGGACTGCTCACCCGCGTCGTGTTGCACCGTCCGCCCGCCGCAACGGAAAGGAAGCAGTATGCGCAGGCTGCTGAATGA